AGGCCGTCATGACCGGCGTGTCCTACATGATCCCGTTCGTCGCGGCCGGCGGCCTGCTGCTCGCCTTCGGTTTCCTCGTCGGCGGCTACGACGTCGCCAATGCGGCGCAGCACATCGCCACCCACTTCACCTTCGGCAACTTGCCCGGAAACTCCGTCGACGTCGAGGGCGAGGTGATGGAGTTCGACCGCTCCGGCATCCTGCTCTATCTCGGCGCGGTCCTCTTCGCCACCGGTCAGATGGCCATGGGATTCATCGTCCCGGCACTCTCCGGCTTCATCGCCTTCTCCCTCGCCGGCCGCCCCGGCATCGCCCCGGGCTTCGCCGGTGGCGCGATTGCGGTCCTGCTCGGCGCGGGTTTCATCGGCGGTCTGGTCACCGGCATCATCGCCGGCCTGGTCGCCTACTGGATCGGCAACTGGAAGGTGCCCAGGATCATCGGCTCCCTCATGCCGGTGGTCATCATCCCGCTGGTGACCACCCTGGTGGTCGGCCTGCTCATGTTCCTGCTGCTGGGCCGCCCGCTCGAGGCCATCATGACCGGCCTCACCGACTGGCTCAGCTCCATGTCCGGCGCCTCCGCCGTGCTGCTCGGCATCATCCTCGGTCTGATGATGTGTGTCGACCTCGGCGGCCCGGTGAACAAGGCGGCCTATCTCTTCGCCACCGCTGGCCTGTCCACGGGCGACGAGGCCTCGATGAACATCATGGCCGCGGTCATGGCCGCCGGTATGGTCCCGCCGATTGCTCTGTCGCTGGCCACCTTCCTGCGCAAGCGCCTCTTCACCCCCGCGGAGCAGGAGAACGGCAAGTCCGCCTGGCTGCTCGGCCTGTCCTTCATCTCCGAGGGCGCCATCCCGTTCGCCGCGGCCGACCCGCTCCGGGTCATCCCCGCGATGATGGCCGGCGGCGCCGCCACCGGTGCCGTCTCCATGGCCCTGGGCGTGGGCTCCCGCGCCCCGCACGGCGGCATCTTCGTGCTCTTCGCCGTGTCGCCGTGGTGGGGTTTCCTCCTCTCGCTCGTGGTGGGCACCGCGGTCGCGACCGTCGCGGTCATCGCGCTCAAGCAGTTCTGGCCCAACAAGGTCATCGAGCAGGCCGCCGAGGAGGCCGCCGCCGAGGAAGAAATCCGTGCCGCGGAGCCCGTTAACGCCTAGTCTCGTAGGCAGACTCACGCTCTCAACGAAAGGACAAGTTTCATGGCTTCCAAGACCGTCAAGGTTGGATCATCCGTCGGCCTGCACGCCCGTCCCGCGACCGTCGTCGCCGAGGCCGCCTCGGAGTACGACGACGACATCTTCCTCACCCTCGTCGGTGACGAGGACGACGAGGAGACCGACGCCGCGTCCTCCCTCATGATCATGGCCCTCGGTGCCGAGCACGGCGACGAGGTCACCGTGACCTCCGACAACGCCGAGGCCGTGGAGAAGATCGCCGCGCTGATCGAGAAAGATCTCGACGCGTAGATCTTCGCTTATCGACGAAAGCCCCGCACAGATTCCTGTGCGGGGCTTTTGGTCTGCCCGACTAGTTCTTCAGCGCGACCGCGTAGCGTCCCTCGCCGAAGGTGCGGTAGGCCCACAGCAGCAGCGGGTAACCGATGAGGATGCCGATCGATCCCCAGGCGATGCCCTCGAGCTCAATCCCGAACAGCGGAAGGGTGAGATTGCCGATGCCGGCGATCATCGCCACGGCCGCCGCCGCGAGATTGACGGGATGGGTGAAGTCGACCTTGTTGTCCATCCAGATCCGCACGCCGAGGAGGCCGATCATGCCGTAGAGCATGATGGCCGCGCCGCCGAGCACCCCGGTGGGAATGGTGGTGATGAGCGCGCCGAACTTGGGCACGAAGGCCAGGGCGATGGCGAAGAAACCCGCCACCCAGTACGCGGCGGTGGAGTACACCTTGGTCGCGGCCATGACACCGATGTTCTCGGCGTAGGTGGTGGTGCCGGAGCCGCCGAAGCTGCCGGCGAGGGTGGTGGCGATGCCGTCGCCGATGAGCGCCCGGCCGGAAAGATCGTCGACATCGTCGCCGGTCATGCCACCGACGGCCTTAACGTGCCCGATGTTCTCGGCGATGAGCACCACGAGCACCGGCAGGGTCACCATGATCACCGAGAAGCGGAATTCCGGCGCATGGAACTGCGGCATTCCGATCCACGCGGCCGCGGAGATCGCCTCGCTCGCTCCCTCGCTGAGGTTTCCGGTCAGCGCGGCAAACATCCAGCCCAGCACCACGCCGAGGAGGATGGACAGGCGCGAGGCCATCCCCCGGGCGAGCACGGTGAAGGCGAGGATGGCGGCCAGGGTGACAAAGGCGACCAGGGGCTGCGCCTCGAAGTTCGCGGTCGCGGCGGGTGCGAGGTTGAAGCCGATCAACGCGACGATGGCACCGGTCACGGCGGGTGGCATCACGGCATCGATAAGCCTCCTGCCGGCGAGGTGCACGATGATGCCCACCCCGATGAGCACCAGGCCCGTGACCACGACTCCACCCAGCTGCGCCCCGATGCCCTCACCAGCGGACGCGGAGAGTGGCGCGATGAACGCGAACGAGGAACCGAGGTAGCTCGGCAGGCGGTTGCGGGTGAGCAGCAGGAAGATGATCGTGCCCAGGCCCGAGAACAGCAGGGTGGTGTTGACCGGGAATCCGGTAATCGTGGGAACCAGCAGCGTGGCGCCGAACATGGCCACCACGTGCTGCATGCCGATGCTCACCGTGCGCGGCCAGCTCAGGCGTTCACCCGGGGCGACGACGGCTCCGGGCGCTATCTTTCGGCCGTCTCCGTGGACAGCCCAACCAAAGGAATTATTCACAGACCGTGATTATCCACGGTCTCCGGCCTAAACCACGAATTCGTCCAGCTCCTGGGCGACCCGCTGCGGCAGGCGGACGTCGAGACGCGTCCCGTCCTCGTCGTACTTCTCCGCCAGGACCGTGCCCACCTCGTGGATGCGCGAGACCACGTCACCGCGGGTGAAGGGCACGAGCATCTCGACGTGCGCGTCCAGCGAGTTGAGGAAGAGCTCGATGCGCGCCGTGAGCTCGTCGATCCCCTCCCCCGTGGCGGCGGAGACATAGACGACGTTGTCGCGGTCCAGGGTGTGGCGCAGTTCCGCGAGGGTCACCGGGTCGGCGGCATCGATCTTGTTCACCACGATGAGCTCCGGGGGCACGTCCTCGCCGCTCTCGCGGACGATGTCGTAGATGACCTTGTTCACCGCCTCGATCTGCTTGAGCGGGAACGGATCCGCGCCGTCGACGACGTGGAGGATGAGGTCGGCGCCGAGCACCTCCTCGAGGGTGGACTTGAACGCCTCCACCAGCTGGGTGGGCAGGTGGCGAACGAAGCCGACGGTGTCGGTGAAGACGATGGCGCGGCCGTCGGGAAGATGAGCGCGCCGGGTCGTGGGGTCGAGGGTGGCGAACAGCGCGTCCTCGACGAGCACGCCCGCGCCGGTCATGGCGTTGATGAGCGAGGACTTGCCGGCGTTGGTGTAGCCGGCGATGGCGATCTGCGGGGTGGTGGAGCCCCGGCGCTGGGAACGTTTGATCTCACGCGCGGTCTTCATCGCGGAGAGTTCCTTGCGCAGCTTGGCCATGTCGGTGCGCAGACGCCGACGGTCGGCCTCGATCCGGGTCTCACCGGGGCCACGCAGGCCCACGCCGCCGTTGGAACCCGCCCGGCCGCCGGCCTGGCGCGAGAGGTTGCCACCCCAACCACGCACGCGGGTGTAGAGGTACTCCATCTGGGCGAGCGAGACCTGGGCCTTGCCCTCCTTGGACTTCGCGTGCTGGGCGAAGATGTCCAGGATGAGCATGGTGCGGTCAATGACCTTGGTCTTCAGCCGGTCCTCCAGCGTGATGAGCTGACCGGGCGAGAGCTCGCCGTCGAACACGACGGTGTCGGCGCCGGTGGACTCCACGATGGTCTTGAGCTGATCCACCTTGCCCGAACCGATGTATGTGCCGGGATCGGGTTTGTCACGCTTCTGATAGAGCAGGTCGTGGACCTCGGCACCGGCGGTCTCGGCAAGCGCGGCCAGCTCCGCCATGTTCGCCTCGACCTCGGCGGTCGTGCCCTCCGTCCACACGCCGACGAGGATGACCTGCTCGAGGCGCAGCTTGCGGTACTCGACCTCGTAGCCGTCCTCGGTGTCCTCCGAGCGGATGTCCGTGTCCCGGGTGACGCGGCGGAACGCGTTGCGCTCCGCGAGTTCGAGCTCACCGACGGTCGGGCTCTCCAGATCGGAGAGGTCGCGGCCGGAGTCCTCGGCCTCGCGCTGGGGGGCGTTCTCGCGGAAGGCGCGGGCCAGAAGGTCGTCGTGGTCTGGAGTGGTTTCTCGGGGGAATTCAGTCATTTGGGTGTAAGTATCCCACGTGGCCAATTCGCCGGCCAATAGGGGCGGGGGGTTATGGGCAAACGACCACCAGCGGTTAGAGTCGAAAGACATGAGCACCGATTTGAAGAGCATTGGACTGGGCTTCGACCGCTGGCAGGATGCCGTGGAAGCGGCGATCGCCACGAATCAGCTGGCCGTGATCGGTGAGATCCGCGGCGGACAGCTCATCCAGTACACCGATGCCTCCGGTGCGCTCATCAACATCATGGCCGTGGAGCCCTATGCCACCTTCGCGGGTTTCGAGTCTCTCACCCAGACCTACGGCAACGTCACCATGGTCAATGATGTGCTCGCCTACTGCGAGGTCCTCGATCCCAACGGCAAGGTCATGACCGCCGTGACCATGAACCTCGCCCAGGGCCCGCTGCTCGCGGAGCTGGACACCCAGGAATGGCAGCAGCTGGGTATCGCCGCCCTCGTCGTGGACCAGCAGACCTACGCCGATGCCGAGGCCTACGAGCAGGCCACCGGCACTCCCGTCGGCCTCCTGGTTTCCGAGGGCGCGCAGGTCGTGGCCTCGGGCTCCGGCGCCTCGGTGCCCGATGCCTCGGCCGAGTTCTCCGCCCGGGTGCTGGACGCCGAACACCGGCACAACCAGCTCACCGGCCAGCGGTTCATCCACGCGACCGTCGACGGGGCGTTCCCCTTCGACCTGTGCCTTCCCGATGCCGCCGAGCTGCCAGCACGCAATTCCGTCATCGCCGGAACCGCGGTGATGACCGCGATGATCCTCTCCCCCATGGGCGGCGGCTGCGGGGGTTGCGGCGGCAACTGCGCCTGCGGCGGGCACTAGACCCGGTTACAGCGCGTCGAGATCGACCTCGCCCGTCGCGACAATTTTCGACGGCCCGGTCAACGTGGCCCCTTCGTCATCCACGGTGACGGTGACCCGCCCACCGGGGACGTGGACGTCCACGGTGCCCTCGCCCACCCCGGCATCGGCCAGCGCAGCGGTGGCCGCAGCGACGGTTCCCGTGCCGCAGGATCGGGTTTCGCCGACGCCACGCTCGTAGACACGCATGTGCACGGCTCCGTCGACCAGCGGGGTGAGCACCTCCACGTTGACGCCCTGCGGGAAGAAGTCGCGGTCAAAGACGGGCGCCACCAGATCCATCTCTGCGAGCTGCTCGGCACGAAGATCCGGGATGACCGCCGCCAGGTGCGGGTTGCCCACGTCAACCCCCAGACCGGCGAGGGAGAGATCCCCGATCTGCGCGGTGCTCACCCCGGTGACCTCCGCCTTTCCCATCCCCACGGAGACGACCGCGTCGGTGTCGTTCGCCTGGTGGATCGTCACCGACCGCTCACCCGCCCGGGTACCGATGACAAACCTGTCCTCCGCCACGCCCTCGCGGGTGCGCAGCCAGTGCGCGAACACCCGCACGCCGTTCCCGCACATCTCGGCGATGGAGCCGTCGGCGTTGCGGTAGTCCATGAACCACTGTCCGTCCCTGCGCACGACGTGCAGCAGCCCGTCGCCGCCGATACCCGCTCGCCGGTCGCACAGCCCGGCCACCGTCTCAGGCGTCAGCTCGAGCGTGTCCTCGGGGTCGGAGACGATGACAAAGTCGTTCTCGGTTCCGTGGCCTTTGGCGAAGTTCAGAGTATTCACGCCAACGAGTCTAGCGCCTGCTTAAGCGTCGGCCCCGAGGCGTCGATCCACCGGATTCGGCCGTCGCGCCGGAACCAGGACCGCTGCCGGCGGACGTACCGCCTGGTGCCCGTGACGGTGCGTTCCTGCGCCTCAGCCAGGGTCAGTTCCCCCGCAAAAAACGCCAGCACCTGGGCGTAGCCGATGGCACGTCCGGCGGTGGAGTCGGCGATGAGGCCGCGCTCGGCGGTGAGGTGGCGGACTTCGTCGATAAGCCCGCTGTCGAACATTTCCCGCGTGCGCTGCTCGATGCGTGGGTTGAGCCAATCCGCGGTGGTCTCCAGGCCGATGATGCGGGTGTCCCAGCGCGGCGGCGCGTCCTTCGGCGGCTGGGAGGCGGCGAAGGGGCGGCCGGTGAGTTCGATGACTTCGAGCGCACGCACCGTACGGCGTTCGTCCTGGGACTCGATGACCGCCGCCGCCGCGGGGTCCGCCGCCGCGAGTTCCGCGTGGAGCCGGGTAATGCCGACCTCTCTGAGTCGGGCCTCCCACCGGGCACGCACGGCCGGGTCGGTGGGCGGGAACTGGAAGTCGTCGATGAGCGCCTGGTAGTAAAGCATGGAACCGCCGACGAAGATCGGCGTCACCCCGCGTGCCATGAGCTCCTCGGCCCGCGCGACGGCCATGTCCTGGTAGGCGGCCACGGACGCCTCCTCGGTGACGTCCCAGATGTCGAGGAGGTGGTGCGGGATTCCGCGGCGCTCGGCCACGGGCAGCTTCGCCGTGCCGATTTCCATCTCGCGGTAGAGCTGCATGGAGTCGACGTTGATGATCTCCCCGCCCAGATGTTCCGCCAGGTCGAGCGAGAGGCTGGACTTGCCGGACGCGGTGGGCCCGACCACAGCAACGGGCCGGATCACAGGACCCACCCCGCCACGTAGCGTGCGACCCCGAGGGTCGTGTCCGCCTCCAGCAGGGCAGCGTCTCGCTTGTCGACGCCCGCCAGCTCGTCCCACAGACCAGCCTCAAGAATTCCGGCCTCCCGCAGGGATTCCCCGGCCAATGCAAGGCGTTTTCCGCCAGCCAGAACTGCCCGGCACCACTGATCGGCCGCCTCCGCACCGTCGAGCAGCGCGAGGGGTGCGCGCGGGGTCATCCCGGCGCTGCCGTCCACGGCGACGAGCGTCAAGGCACGGGGGTTGAGCTCACCCAGCTCTCCTCGGACCCCGGTGACCCGCGCGGAAAGCCCTGGCCCGAGGGCGTAGCGCTGCAGCAGCTCAGGCAGGTAGTTTCCGCTCCCCACGGTGACCCGGGGGGCGCCCCACGCGGCAAAGGAACCGGTGTGCTCCGTGCGCCACCGCTCGTCCCGGCTCCCCACCAGCTCCACCTGGTCGGCGCCGGCGACGAGGGTGCGCACGGCGTCGAGAAGCGTCCTTCCGGCCAGATCCTGCGGTGCCAGCTCCGCCACCAGCGCGGGACTGGCGGGCATGATGACGATGTTGTGTTTCACTCCCCACACCCTAGTGGGCCACCCCCTCGCAGCCCTCGGGGGCAACGGCTATGTTTGTACGCACATCCATTCATGAATCGGCAGCCGTGTCGCGCGGCGAACCTAGCCACCCCCAAGGACCCGCCCCATGACTTCCCCGAACACCCCCTCCCCCAAGCCCGGTCCGAAGCCGGGGCCCAAGCCGGGTCCGAAGCCCGGAGTGCAGGCCGGGGCCACCCCTACCCCGGTCCCGGCCAAGGTTGCGTCGAAGAATGACCCGGCGAAGTTCGGCCGGGTCGCCGAGGACGGCACCGCGTTTGTCACCACCTCCGCCGGCGAGCGCGAGATCGGAGTGTGGAAGGCGGGCACCCCGCAGGAAGGTCTCGCGCACTACGGGACGCGGTTCGATGACCTCTCCACCGAGGTCGATCTGCTCGAGGCACGCCTGACCTCCACCCCGGGCGAGGCGGCCACCGTGGCCAAGCAGGCCGAGGACATCCGCGCGTCGCTGCCCACCGTCGCCGCCATCGGCGACCTCGACGCCCTGGCGGCACGCCTGGACTCGGTGATCTCTCGCACCGCCGAGGCGAGCGAGCAGGCCTCCCGCGAAAAAGAGGAGCGCCGCGCGCAGTCCACCGCCCGCAAGGAGGAGCTCGCCGCGGAGGCCGAGGACATCGCTGAGAACTCCACCGACTGGAAGGCCAGCGGCGACCGGATCCGCGATATCCTCGACGAGTGGAAGCAGATCCGCGGCATCGACCGCAAGACCGACGACGCCCTGTGGAAGCGCTACTCCCGCGCCCGGGATGCGTTCAACCGCCGCCGCGGCGCCCACTTCGCCGACCTCGACCGGGGCCGCGACGCCGCAAAGGCGAAGAAGGAGGCGCTCATCGAGCGCGCCGAAAAGTTGCAGGACTCCACGGACTGGAAGGAGACCGCGCATGCCTACCGCGACCTCATGGACGAGTGGAAGGCCGCCGGCCGCGCCCAGCGGGACATCGACGACCAGCTCTGGGCCCGGTTCCGCGCCGCGCAGGACCACTTCTTCGGCGCGCGCGAGGCCCTGAACAACGAACGCGACCAGGAGTACGAGGCCAACGCCGAGGCCAAGGACAAGCTCCTCGCCGAGTACGACTCTCAGATCGACCCCGAGAAGTCCCTCGATGGCGCCCGCGCCAAGCTACGTGACCTGCAGGAGAAGTGGGAGGAGATCGGCTACGTCCCGCGCGGGCGTGTGCGCGAGTACGAGGACAAGATCGGCGCCATCGAGAAGCGGGTCTCCGACGCCGAGCAGTCCCAGTGGCGCCGCACCGACCCGGCCGTGCAGGCCCGGGTCGCGCAGTTCCAGGCCAAGGTCGACGACTACACCGCCAAGGCCGAGGCCGCTGAGGCCAAGGGCCTGACCACCCAGGCCGAGCAACTGCGTGCGCAGGCCGAGCAGTGGGAGCAGTTCGCCGAGGCCGCGCGCAACGCTGTAGACAACTAGTCAGCCAGAGTGCAGCTGGTCCAGATTGGTCGGCCGGTTCCCGGGAGGGAGCCGGCCGATGTCGTGCGTACCTTCTGTTTCCATCAGAACCTCGCCGCACAGGAGGCCAGCGGCGACCGCCTCGCCTCGGTGAGTGTGGAGCGCGTGCTCACTCGGCTTCAGGGTTCCACGGAGTCCGATGCCCTGCTGCTCGCGCTGGTGGACGACTCGCTCACCCCGGTGCTCGCCCCCGTCGGTGACCTTGGTGTGCCGGTCATCCCCGCCACCGACGACGAGCGGGACCTGGAGGTCGCGGCGTTTGCCTACCTCTCGATCCCCCTGCTCGAGGAGCTCCGCGTGGTCGAGGTGGAGCTCGTCCTGGACGCCGGGTACCTGCCGCTTCCCGGCGAGGAACTGGACACGGACGCCGTCTCCGTGCGCGCGGAGCTGATGCGTGGTGTGGAAGAGGTGTGCCGCGCTCTGGGCCGCGACGTCCTCCAGCTGTGGAGCGATCAGGGAGCCCCCGAGCACTACTGCCCCGCCGTCACCGTCGACCAGTACGCGCTGCGCGCCGCCACGCCGTCGCCCCGCGTCCCGGACGGCTTCAGCGTCCGGGTGGCCCGCAACTACGCCCCCGTCGACGGCTTATCGACGCTGCTTTCCACCGCATCCGCTGACGCCGACCACGGACACCTGCACACCGAACCCGTGCGCTGGACCGGAGACCGGCTCAGGGAGGCGGCCGCCAGGCTCGCCGCGCGGGGCGAGACGCAGCTTGTGGTCCTGCTCGTCGACGGCTCCGGCACGGCCCGGGCCCTGTGCGAGTTCACGGCCCACTCGGGGGCCGACCCCACGGTCGCGGAGCTCGGTGTCGTGTCCGTGGACAGGGGTTTCCGGGGCCGAGGCCTGGGCCACGCGGTCCTGGCCGCCGGCCTGACGAATCTCGCGCCGGAGGTGCAGACGGTCTACGCGTCGGCCGCGGCCGGCGACACGGCGACCGCGCGACTGCTCGCGCCGTACACCCCGGAGCTGCTCACCTCCGCGACCGCCTGGCAGCGGATCCTGCCCTAGTCCTCGGGGCGGTGCCGCTGTGCGGCTCGGCGGCGGCGGTCGTCGATAAGCAGCGGATTTCCCTCCATGCTGCGCCGTTCCTGCTCCATCACCGCGCGCTGCGTCAGGCCGACCTCATCGAGTTCCTCGCGCCGGGCGCGTTCCTCGGCGATGTGGCTCTGTTCCGGATCGCGCCGCAGGGCCACCATGGAATAG
This sequence is a window from Corynebacterium doosanense CAU 212 = DSM 45436. Protein-coding genes within it:
- a CDS encoding PTS fructose transporter subunit IIABC, with translation MASPIITTELVRLDADLGSTTEQVISSLAELVASTGRSTDAAELAAAAYARETSAGTGVPGRVAIPHARAESVTEPTLAFARLSRPVDFAGPDGDAELVFLIAAPAGGGKEHLKILSKLARALVRGDFVERLRSATSDEEIVAAVTEVVNAEKKPAAATGTSTAAKAATAAASGDTTAAADKPLRIVAVTACTTGIAHTYMAADALSQAAEARGDIDFHVETQGSSGNTPLSEDIIKSADAVIFAVDVAVREKNRFAGLPVIQSPVKRGINEPGQMLDEAIAASKDPDAPRVAASRSDDSASAAGANESWPKRIQQAVMTGVSYMIPFVAAGGLLLAFGFLVGGYDVANAAQHIATHFTFGNLPGNSVDVEGEVMEFDRSGILLYLGAVLFATGQMAMGFIVPALSGFIAFSLAGRPGIAPGFAGGAIAVLLGAGFIGGLVTGIIAGLVAYWIGNWKVPRIIGSLMPVVIIPLVTTLVVGLLMFLLLGRPLEAIMTGLTDWLSSMSGASAVLLGIILGLMMCVDLGGPVNKAAYLFATAGLSTGDEASMNIMAAVMAAGMVPPIALSLATFLRKRLFTPAEQENGKSAWLLGLSFISEGAIPFAAADPLRVIPAMMAGGAATGAVSMALGVGSRAPHGGIFVLFAVSPWWGFLLSLVVGTAVATVAVIALKQFWPNKVIEQAAEEAAAEEEIRAAEPVNA
- a CDS encoding HPr family phosphocarrier protein; the protein is MASKTVKVGSSVGLHARPATVVAEAASEYDDDIFLTLVGDEDDEETDAASSLMIMALGAEHGDEVTVTSDNAEAVEKIAALIEKDLDA
- a CDS encoding uracil-xanthine permease family protein, translating into MNNSFGWAVHGDGRKIAPGAVVAPGERLSWPRTVSIGMQHVVAMFGATLLVPTITGFPVNTTLLFSGLGTIIFLLLTRNRLPSYLGSSFAFIAPLSASAGEGIGAQLGGVVVTGLVLIGVGIIVHLAGRRLIDAVMPPAVTGAIVALIGFNLAPAATANFEAQPLVAFVTLAAILAFTVLARGMASRLSILLGVVLGWMFAALTGNLSEGASEAISAAAWIGMPQFHAPEFRFSVIMVTLPVLVVLIAENIGHVKAVGGMTGDDVDDLSGRALIGDGIATTLAGSFGGSGTTTYAENIGVMAATKVYSTAAYWVAGFFAIALAFVPKFGALITTIPTGVLGGAAIMLYGMIGLLGVRIWMDNKVDFTHPVNLAAAAVAMIAGIGNLTLPLFGIELEGIAWGSIGILIGYPLLLWAYRTFGEGRYAVALKN
- the hflX gene encoding GTPase HflX; translation: MTEFPRETTPDHDDLLARAFRENAPQREAEDSGRDLSDLESPTVGELELAERNAFRRVTRDTDIRSEDTEDGYEVEYRKLRLEQVILVGVWTEGTTAEVEANMAELAALAETAGAEVHDLLYQKRDKPDPGTYIGSGKVDQLKTIVESTGADTVVFDGELSPGQLITLEDRLKTKVIDRTMLILDIFAQHAKSKEGKAQVSLAQMEYLYTRVRGWGGNLSRQAGGRAGSNGGVGLRGPGETRIEADRRRLRTDMAKLRKELSAMKTAREIKRSQRRGSTTPQIAIAGYTNAGKSSLINAMTGAGVLVEDALFATLDPTTRRAHLPDGRAIVFTDTVGFVRHLPTQLVEAFKSTLEEVLGADLILHVVDGADPFPLKQIEAVNKVIYDIVRESGEDVPPELIVVNKIDAADPVTLAELRHTLDRDNVVYVSAATGEGIDELTARIELFLNSLDAHVEMLVPFTRGDVVSRIHEVGTVLAEKYDEDGTRLDVRLPQRVAQELDEFVV
- the dapF gene encoding diaminopimelate epimerase, translated to MNFAKGHGTENDFVIVSDPEDTLELTPETVAGLCDRRAGIGGDGLLHVVRRDGQWFMDYRNADGSIAEMCGNGVRVFAHWLRTREGVAEDRFVIGTRAGERSVTIHQANDTDAVVSVGMGKAEVTGVSTAQIGDLSLAGLGVDVGNPHLAAVIPDLRAEQLAEMDLVAPVFDRDFFPQGVNVEVLTPLVDGAVHMRVYERGVGETRSCGTGTVAAATAALADAGVGEGTVDVHVPGGRVTVTVDDEGATLTGPSKIVATGEVDLDAL
- the miaA gene encoding tRNA (adenosine(37)-N6)-dimethylallyltransferase MiaA, which translates into the protein MIRPVAVVGPTASGKSSLSLDLAEHLGGEIINVDSMQLYREMEIGTAKLPVAERRGIPHHLLDIWDVTEEASVAAYQDMAVARAEELMARGVTPIFVGGSMLYYQALIDDFQFPPTDPAVRARWEARLREVGITRLHAELAAADPAAAAVIESQDERRTVRALEVIELTGRPFAASQPPKDAPPRWDTRIIGLETTADWLNPRIEQRTREMFDSGLIDEVRHLTAERGLIADSTAGRAIGYAQVLAFFAGELTLAEAQERTVTGTRRYVRRQRSWFRRDGRIRWIDASGPTLKQALDSLA
- a CDS encoding DUF349 domain-containing protein yields the protein MTSPNTPSPKPGPKPGPKPGPKPGVQAGATPTPVPAKVASKNDPAKFGRVAEDGTAFVTTSAGEREIGVWKAGTPQEGLAHYGTRFDDLSTEVDLLEARLTSTPGEAATVAKQAEDIRASLPTVAAIGDLDALAARLDSVISRTAEASEQASREKEERRAQSTARKEELAAEAEDIAENSTDWKASGDRIRDILDEWKQIRGIDRKTDDALWKRYSRARDAFNRRRGAHFADLDRGRDAAKAKKEALIERAEKLQDSTDWKETAHAYRDLMDEWKAAGRAQRDIDDQLWARFRAAQDHFFGAREALNNERDQEYEANAEAKDKLLAEYDSQIDPEKSLDGARAKLRDLQEKWEEIGYVPRGRVREYEDKIGAIEKRVSDAEQSQWRRTDPAVQARVAQFQAKVDDYTAKAEAAEAKGLTTQAEQLRAQAEQWEQFAEAARNAVDN